One window from the genome of Desulforamulus ruminis DSM 2154 encodes:
- a CDS encoding AI-2E family transporter: MPWWNEKQTYRILFITFLLGLAAYFLYLIRGLFLPFILAIVLVYLLNPIVDRMERRGTSRVAAILILYLGVVIIVTSVLMYGIPRMINQLESLGQAIPAYTDQVEGMVQSIQQRFADSALPPGLQQILNERIRWGEAKLMEIARKAADLLLALVGNLINFALAPVLAFYIMKDLQPIKKRGASLVPPRCYNDVCRLAKEIDHVIACFVRGHLTVVVIVGILSGAAFALVGLEFAAMLGVIAGLAELIPYFGPLIGAVPAVALALLESKWLALKVIVAVFIIQQLEGSIISPRILGNSMGLHPLTIIVALLAGGHLFGIAGMLLAVPLVAVARIGIGFVWEKLN, translated from the coding sequence ATGCCCTGGTGGAACGAGAAACAAACCTATCGTATCTTATTCATAACCTTTTTGCTGGGTCTGGCCGCGTATTTTCTTTATTTAATCCGGGGCTTATTTTTGCCCTTTATTTTAGCCATTGTCCTGGTATATTTATTAAATCCTATTGTCGACCGGATGGAGCGCCGGGGGACTTCCCGGGTGGCTGCCATTCTCATCCTTTATCTGGGGGTCGTTATTATTGTGACCAGCGTTTTAATGTATGGGATCCCCAGAATGATTAACCAATTAGAAAGTTTAGGCCAGGCCATCCCTGCCTATACGGATCAAGTGGAAGGGATGGTTCAGTCCATTCAACAGCGGTTTGCCGACAGTGCTCTGCCGCCAGGTCTGCAGCAGATTTTGAACGAGCGAATTCGCTGGGGAGAGGCAAAGCTAATGGAGATTGCCAGGAAGGCGGCGGATTTGCTGCTGGCTCTGGTGGGCAACCTGATTAACTTTGCCCTGGCTCCGGTCCTGGCTTTTTACATCATGAAGGATTTACAACCCATCAAAAAACGGGGCGCTTCCTTGGTTCCCCCAAGATGCTATAACGATGTCTGCCGGTTGGCCAAGGAAATTGACCATGTGATTGCCTGTTTTGTCCGGGGGCATCTGACGGTGGTGGTGATTGTCGGTATTTTGAGCGGGGCGGCCTTTGCCCTGGTGGGTCTGGAATTCGCCGCCATGCTGGGGGTCATTGCCGGCTTGGCTGAATTAATCCCTTATTTCGGGCCTTTAATTGGCGCTGTTCCCGCGGTGGCTCTGGCCCTCCTGGAATCCAAATGGCTGGCCCTTAAAGTGATTGTGGCGGTTTTTATTATTCAACAGTTGGAGGGCAGTATTATTTCGCCCAGAATTCTGGGCAACAGTATGGGATTACATCCACTAACCATTATTGTGGCCCTTCTGGCCGGGGGTCACCTGTTCGGAATTGCCGGTATGCTGCTGGCGGTGCCCCTGGTGGCGGTGGCCAGAATTGGCATTGGTTTTGTATGGGAAAAGCTTAATTAG
- a CDS encoding zinc dependent phospholipase C family protein has translation MLSITMMFSWSLATAGKYIASMPIPIEWVRGDSATHSFINEQGRKILFNDGHKKAFQFFQIFAEPLDSGVLWVDTGLKSTCHLYDPDTQSGMWFWPSAAEKCTEFYNKARKLWQQKKHDKAIFYLGAAIHLVQDMCVPHHAACKIFGSHMDFEDWAESHKDHYKVTRGGIYDLALKPEEWIAENARLAKAFYPLVEDGARTGYHQAAEILLPQAQRTTAGFLLQFYNQL, from the coding sequence ATGTTAAGCATAACTATGATGTTCAGTTGGTCCCTCGCCACCGCCGGCAAATACATTGCTTCTATGCCTATTCCCATTGAATGGGTACGGGGTGACAGCGCAACACACAGTTTTATTAACGAACAGGGCAGAAAAATTTTATTTAACGATGGTCACAAGAAAGCCTTTCAGTTTTTCCAAATTTTTGCGGAGCCCTTGGACAGCGGGGTCCTCTGGGTGGACACCGGCCTTAAGAGCACCTGTCACCTGTATGATCCCGATACCCAAAGCGGCATGTGGTTCTGGCCCAGTGCCGCAGAAAAATGCACCGAGTTTTATAACAAAGCCCGCAAATTATGGCAGCAAAAGAAACATGACAAGGCTATTTTTTACCTGGGGGCCGCCATTCATCTGGTTCAGGACATGTGCGTTCCACACCACGCAGCCTGCAAAATATTTGGCAGTCATATGGATTTTGAAGATTGGGCCGAGTCCCACAAAGATCACTATAAAGTTACCCGAGGCGGTATTTATGATCTCGCCCTTAAACCGGAAGAATGGATTGCTGAAAACGCCAGGTTGGCCAAAGCATTCTACCCACTGGTAGAGGACGGTGCCCGCACAGGCTACCACCAGGCCGCGGAAATCTTGCTCCCCCAGGCCCAGCGAACCACAGCCGGTTTTTTATTGCAATTTTATAATCAACTGTAA
- a CDS encoding glycosyltransferase family 4 protein, protein MKVAIFTDTFVPQVNGVARTIGRLADHLAARGIPCLVLSPDVNLSVPNGYQIYPSPGFEVPFYQECKVALPNFSEISSQLDFFQPTIIHLVTEISMGLCGLKYAAARQIPAVGSYHTNFPQYLSYYKLGLFTNWVWKYLKWFHNQCLVNYCPSRSTLQLLEKKGIRNLQLWGRGIDASLYQPGKADPSFKARIGAQNKTLLLYVGRLAPEKDLDILMETMKVIHPIHPDIHLVITGDGPLAAKLKEEATPNITFTGYLHGEELATVYASCDIFVFPSTTETYGNVILEAMASGLPVVAPYCGGIKDNLLDRHNGLVCRPRSVRDMMKILVALKENPALRKTLACQARAYSLSKSWDQELNNLLDSYDNVVHRRQGVAL, encoded by the coding sequence TTGAAGGTAGCCATTTTTACAGATACTTTTGTTCCTCAGGTGAACGGAGTAGCCCGGACCATTGGCAGGCTGGCCGATCACCTGGCAGCCCGGGGCATCCCCTGCCTGGTGCTTTCGCCGGATGTCAATCTGTCGGTTCCTAACGGATATCAGATCTATCCTTCACCCGGCTTTGAAGTCCCCTTCTACCAAGAATGTAAGGTGGCTCTCCCCAACTTCTCGGAAATATCCAGCCAACTGGATTTTTTTCAACCGACCATTATTCACCTGGTCACCGAAATCTCCATGGGCCTATGCGGTCTAAAATATGCCGCCGCCAGACAAATTCCTGCGGTCGGTTCCTATCACACGAATTTTCCTCAGTATCTTTCCTATTACAAACTGGGCCTCTTCACCAACTGGGTTTGGAAATACTTGAAATGGTTTCATAACCAGTGCCTGGTCAATTATTGCCCTTCCCGGTCCACCCTGCAATTGCTGGAGAAAAAGGGGATACGGAACCTGCAACTCTGGGGCCGGGGCATTGACGCTTCTCTTTACCAGCCTGGAAAAGCCGATCCTTCTTTTAAAGCCAGGATCGGGGCCCAAAATAAGACTCTTTTACTGTACGTGGGGCGACTGGCACCGGAAAAAGATCTGGATATTTTAATGGAAACCATGAAAGTAATTCATCCCATCCACCCGGATATTCATCTGGTTATTACCGGAGACGGTCCGCTGGCCGCGAAATTAAAAGAGGAGGCAACTCCCAACATTACCTTTACCGGTTACTTACATGGAGAAGAGTTGGCAACCGTTTACGCTTCTTGTGATATTTTTGTTTTTCCCTCCACCACTGAAACCTACGGCAATGTTATCCTGGAGGCCATGGCCTCCGGCCTGCCGGTGGTGGCACCTTACTGCGGAGGAATTAAGGATAACTTGTTGGACCGTCATAACGGGCTGGTCTGCCGCCCCCGCAGTGTTCGCGATATGATGAAGATCCTGGTTGCTTTAAAAGAAAATCCTGCCCTTAGAAAAACCCTGGCCTGCCAGGCCCGGGCTTACTCCCTGAGCAAATCCTGGGATCAGGAATTGAATAACCTTCTGGATAGCTACGATAACGTAGTTCACCGGCGTCAAGGGGTAGCCCTTTAA
- a CDS encoding phosphatase yields the protein MLLEADLHTHTLASGHAFSTFKEMVDQAALVGLKMLAITDHGINMPGGPHAYYFSQILGLPQEINGIQILRGVEANIIDVNGSLDMPERLLKTLDFVIAGFHAETGYAIGSVEQNTRAILGAIQNPYVHLIAHPCNPEYPIDIERVVQAARSAGKALELNNSSLFFSRPGSGPRCSQMARLAAKTGTLLTINSDAHSCYAVGKVEQAVEVALQSGVKPAQVLNTSVRSVRDYLQSHRQRLKRIS from the coding sequence ATGTTGTTGGAGGCCGATCTACACACCCATACACTGGCCAGCGGCCACGCCTTCAGTACCTTTAAGGAAATGGTGGATCAGGCGGCCCTTGTTGGCTTAAAAATGTTGGCCATAACGGATCACGGCATCAATATGCCCGGAGGGCCTCATGCCTATTATTTCAGCCAGATTCTGGGGTTGCCCCAGGAAATAAACGGAATTCAGATTTTAAGGGGTGTTGAGGCCAATATTATAGACGTAAACGGCAGCCTTGACATGCCTGAAAGATTATTAAAAACCCTGGATTTTGTCATTGCCGGGTTTCATGCTGAAACAGGGTATGCGATTGGTTCGGTGGAACAAAATACCAGAGCAATCCTTGGCGCTATCCAGAATCCTTATGTTCATTTGATTGCCCATCCCTGCAATCCTGAATATCCCATAGACATCGAACGGGTGGTCCAGGCCGCCCGCAGTGCTGGCAAGGCTTTGGAATTAAACAACAGTTCCCTGTTTTTTAGCCGCCCGGGCAGTGGCCCCCGCTGCAGCCAAATGGCCCGGCTGGCCGCCAAAACCGGCACCTTGCTTACCATTAACAGCGATGCGCACAGTTGCTATGCTGTGGGCAAGGTTGAACAAGCGGTAGAGGTAGCCCTCCAGTCCGGCGTTAAACCGGCCCAGGTTTTAAATACTTCCGTCCGTTCCGTAAGGGACTATCTCCAGTCCCACAGGCAGCGGCTGAAAAGAATATCCTAA
- the mnmA gene encoding tRNA 2-thiouridine(34) synthase MnmA: MTAKKRVLVAMSGGVDSSVTAAFLQQQGYKVVGVTMQIWDPEQTVLDGDYVGCCSLSAVDDARRVADVLGFPYYVFNFRDLFTEKVIQYFVDEYFQGRTPNPCIACNRFIKFEALLQKARQMGFDYIATGHYARLGYSEAFGRYTVRRARDEKKDQTYVLYGFTQDQIAHTLMPLAEYTKEQVRDMARQWGLPTASKPESQEICFVHDDNYRNFLDQRSPGAVKPGPFLDLAGNIIGEHRGIPFYTVGQRRGLGLATGERVYVVDIDPVRNTVTVGPEEAIWGTRLLASDNNFIAIESLKEPMEVQAQVRYNSRPYPAVIAPREDGLVTVTFQVPQRSITPGQAVVYYQGDYLVGGGTIEKTLGDEKLES; this comes from the coding sequence TTGACAGCTAAAAAGAGAGTGCTTGTAGCCATGAGCGGCGGGGTGGACAGTTCTGTCACCGCCGCCTTTTTACAACAGCAGGGTTATAAAGTGGTTGGCGTGACCATGCAAATTTGGGACCCGGAACAGACGGTGCTGGACGGCGACTATGTGGGCTGCTGTTCCCTGTCGGCGGTGGATGACGCCCGACGGGTGGCCGATGTTCTGGGGTTCCCTTATTATGTTTTCAATTTTCGGGACCTGTTTACGGAGAAAGTCATTCAATACTTTGTGGATGAATATTTTCAGGGGAGGACGCCAAACCCCTGTATTGCCTGCAACCGATTTATTAAATTTGAAGCTTTACTGCAAAAGGCCCGTCAGATGGGTTTTGACTATATTGCCACCGGTCATTACGCCCGGTTGGGCTACAGTGAAGCCTTCGGCCGCTATACCGTTCGCCGGGCGCGGGATGAGAAAAAGGACCAAACCTATGTCCTTTACGGCTTTACCCAGGATCAGATCGCCCATACCCTAATGCCTCTAGCCGAATATACCAAGGAACAGGTGCGGGACATGGCCCGGCAGTGGGGACTGCCCACGGCATCGAAGCCGGAAAGCCAGGAAATCTGCTTTGTCCATGACGACAATTACCGCAATTTCCTGGACCAGCGTTCTCCCGGGGCTGTAAAACCGGGACCTTTCCTGGACCTGGCGGGCAACATCATCGGTGAGCACCGGGGTATTCCTTTCTATACCGTAGGACAGCGCCGGGGTCTGGGGCTGGCTACCGGGGAAAGGGTTTATGTGGTGGACATCGACCCGGTCCGCAACACCGTTACCGTGGGACCGGAGGAGGCTATCTGGGGTACCAGGCTGCTTGCTTCCGATAATAATTTTATCGCCATTGAAAGTCTAAAAGAGCCCATGGAGGTTCAAGCTCAGGTCCGCTACAATAGTAGACCCTACCCGGCGGTTATTGCCCCCCGGGAAGACGGTTTGGTAACCGTAACCTTCCAGGTTCCCCAGCGTTCCATTACCCCGGGCCAGGCGGTAGTTTACTACCAGGGAGATTATCTGGTGGGCGGTGGAACCATTGAAAAGACCCTGGGAGATGAAAAATTAGAGTCCTGA
- the nifU gene encoding Fe-S cluster assembly scaffold protein NifU, which translates to MYSEKVMDHFTSPRNVGEIENADGVGQVGNPSCGDIMKISLKIEDNIIKDIKFKTFGCGAAVATSSMVTEMAKGKTLEEALQITNKSVAEALEGLPPAKMHCSNLAADALKAAIEDYMKKQTDR; encoded by the coding sequence ATGTACAGTGAAAAAGTGATGGATCATTTTACCAGCCCCCGGAATGTAGGTGAAATCGAGAATGCAGACGGGGTCGGTCAGGTTGGGAACCCCAGTTGCGGCGATATCATGAAAATTTCTTTGAAAATAGAAGATAATATTATTAAAGATATTAAATTTAAGACCTTTGGCTGTGGTGCGGCGGTAGCCACCAGCAGTATGGTGACGGAAATGGCCAAGGGCAAAACCCTGGAAGAGGCGCTGCAAATTACCAATAAAAGTGTGGCCGAAGCCCTGGAGGGACTTCCCCCGGCCAAAATGCACTGCTCAAATTTGGCGGCGGATGCTCTGAAAGCAGCCATTGAGGATTATATGAAAAAACAAACGGATAGGTGA
- the nifS gene encoding cysteine desulfurase NifS — translation MRKVYFDHAATTPVHPAVAEEMMKYLTEDFGNPSSIHAFGRVVRKGVEHARQQVVAAIGASSVGEIAFTSGGTEAANMAIRGVAYANRHKGNHIITTAGEHNAVLGPCKQLEKEGFAVTVLPLDQYGLITPQQVAEAITDKTILISVMHANNEIGTIYPIREISEIAKERKIIFHTDATQTVGHIPVNVDELGVNLLTFSAHKIYGPKGAGAMYIRKGTFWQPITYGGGQERRRRPGTENVPGIVGLGKAVELACENMKSEAERLSGYRDRIISEVLDNIPNTILTGHPVNRLPGHVSFCFRFIEGESMLLMLDMKGIAISSGSACTSGSLEPSHVLTAIGLTKEVAHGSLRLTMGKDNTQEDVEYFLEALPPIIARLREMSPLGEGCNPCACSTCTIHDEEHDHGHGEFEEDEI, via the coding sequence ATGAGAAAAGTATATTTTGACCACGCTGCAACCACTCCAGTGCACCCTGCTGTTGCGGAAGAAATGATGAAATATCTGACCGAAGACTTTGGCAATCCTTCCAGCATTCATGCTTTTGGACGAGTTGTCCGCAAGGGTGTGGAACATGCCAGACAACAAGTGGTCGCTGCCATTGGGGCCTCCAGTGTGGGAGAAATCGCTTTTACCAGCGGCGGTACCGAGGCAGCCAATATGGCCATCCGCGGTGTTGCCTACGCCAACCGTCACAAGGGCAATCATATTATCACCACAGCCGGAGAGCACAATGCGGTTTTGGGACCCTGCAAGCAGTTGGAAAAGGAAGGGTTTGCCGTAACCGTTCTGCCTTTGGATCAGTACGGACTGATCACTCCTCAGCAGGTGGCGGAAGCCATTACCGATAAAACCATTTTAATTTCCGTTATGCATGCCAATAATGAGATTGGCACCATTTATCCTATTCGGGAAATTAGCGAAATCGCCAAGGAAAGAAAAATCATTTTCCATACCGACGCAACGCAGACCGTGGGCCATATTCCGGTCAATGTTGACGAACTGGGAGTCAACCTGCTTACCTTTTCAGCCCATAAAATTTACGGTCCCAAGGGTGCCGGGGCCATGTACATTCGCAAAGGAACCTTCTGGCAGCCCATTACCTATGGGGGTGGACAGGAGCGCCGCCGCCGCCCGGGAACCGAAAATGTACCGGGAATTGTCGGTCTGGGCAAGGCGGTTGAGCTTGCCTGCGAGAACATGAAGAGCGAAGCCGAACGGCTGTCCGGATACCGGGACCGCATTATTTCAGAGGTGCTGGACAACATCCCCAATACCATTTTGACCGGCCATCCGGTCAACCGCCTGCCTGGCCATGTAAGTTTTTGCTTCCGCTTTATAGAAGGAGAATCCATGCTTCTCATGCTGGATATGAAAGGCATTGCCATCTCCAGCGGTTCCGCCTGCACCTCCGGTTCTCTGGAACCGTCCCATGTGCTTACCGCCATTGGGTTGACCAAGGAAGTGGCCCACGGCTCTTTACGCCTGACCATGGGTAAAGACAATACCCAGGAAGATGTGGAGTACTTCCTGGAAGCTCTACCGCCGATCATTGCCAGACTGAGGGAAATGTCTCCCCTGGGCGAGGGCTGCAATCCATGTGCCTGCAGTACCTGCACCATTCATGATGAAGAGCATGATCACGGTCACGGCGAATTTGAGGAAGATGAAATTTAA
- a CDS encoding RrF2 family transcriptional regulator, which yields MRLSTKGHYGLKAMFDLAQHYGSDPIPLKVVAERQGLSEPYLEQLIAVLRKVGLVKSIRGAQGGYILAKSPAEIKVGDVIRALEGPIAPLDCVSEQEPPLCHKVDTCISRDIWARVRDSITEVLDSITLEDMCRDAKKVGQPNKCET from the coding sequence TTGCGGCTATCCACAAAGGGACATTATGGACTGAAAGCCATGTTCGATCTGGCGCAGCATTACGGGTCCGACCCAATCCCCTTGAAGGTGGTGGCCGAGCGTCAAGGCCTTTCTGAGCCTTACCTGGAACAGTTGATTGCGGTACTGCGCAAGGTTGGTTTGGTAAAAAGTATCCGGGGAGCTCAGGGCGGGTACATATTAGCCAAATCCCCTGCGGAAATCAAAGTAGGAGATGTCATCCGTGCCCTGGAAGGACCGATCGCGCCGTTGGATTGTGTCAGCGAACAGGAACCTCCTTTATGCCATAAAGTGGACACCTGTATATCTAGGGATATCTGGGCCAGAGTTAGGGACAGCATTACGGAGGTACTGGATTCCATTACCCTTGAAGATATGTGCCGAGATGCGAAAAAAGTCGGCCAGCCTAATAAATGTGAAACTTAA
- the trxA gene encoding thioredoxin: MANNVLSLTDDNFKKTVQDAKSPVLVDFWADWCGPCKMIAPEVEKLAAELQGQVLVCKINVDDHRETPNSLGIMSIPTLLVFKDGREVERTVGFRKNDELKKMIEKHL, translated from the coding sequence ATGGCCAACAACGTACTGTCCTTAACGGATGACAATTTTAAAAAGACGGTACAGGACGCGAAATCTCCTGTACTGGTGGATTTCTGGGCAGACTGGTGCGGGCCCTGTAAAATGATTGCTCCTGAAGTTGAGAAGTTAGCGGCTGAGTTGCAGGGCCAGGTTCTGGTATGTAAAATCAATGTAGACGACCACCGGGAAACGCCCAACAGTCTGGGGATTATGAGCATTCCCACCCTGCTGGTCTTTAAGGATGGCCGGGAAGTGGAAAGAACCGTCGGCTTTCGCAAAAATGATGAATTAAAGAAAATGATCGAGAAACATTTATAA
- a CDS encoding tRNA threonylcarbamoyladenosine dehydratase — MDHRFTRTEMLIGEQGVARLAAARVLIFGVGGVGSYVVESLARAGIGELILVDFDRVDVTNINRQLHAMEDTVGQYKVDLMAQRVRLINPQAKVTPLREFYSPDRGEELLAGHYSYVVDAIDNVTGKLDIVHRCFSRGIPIISSMGAGNKLDPAAFRVGDISETSVDPLARVMRRELKKRGIYKGVKVVFSLEQPIAPHHPAGAAEGKPGRLPPGSISFVPAAAGLVAAGALVRDLLRDR, encoded by the coding sequence GTGGATCACAGGTTTACCCGGACAGAAATGCTGATTGGGGAACAGGGCGTGGCCAGGCTGGCGGCCGCCAGGGTACTGATTTTCGGCGTAGGAGGGGTTGGGTCCTACGTGGTGGAAAGTTTGGCCCGGGCAGGGATTGGTGAACTGATTTTAGTGGATTTCGACAGGGTGGATGTAACCAATATCAACCGTCAACTGCACGCCATGGAGGATACGGTGGGCCAGTACAAGGTGGATTTAATGGCTCAACGGGTCCGCTTGATCAATCCTCAGGCCAAAGTGACCCCGCTAAGGGAATTTTATTCCCCGGACCGGGGGGAAGAACTGCTGGCAGGGCATTATTCCTATGTGGTGGACGCCATTGATAATGTTACAGGTAAGCTGGATATCGTTCACCGCTGTTTTTCCAGGGGCATACCTATTATTTCCAGTATGGGGGCCGGGAATAAACTGGACCCCGCCGCCTTCCGGGTCGGCGATATTTCAGAAACCTCCGTGGATCCGCTGGCCAGAGTCATGCGGCGGGAATTAAAAAAGCGCGGCATTTATAAGGGCGTGAAAGTGGTTTTTTCTTTGGAACAGCCCATTGCTCCGCACCATCCTGCCGGAGCGGCAGAGGGAAAGCCCGGCCGGCTCCCCCCGGGAAGCATTTCCTTTGTTCCTGCGGCTGCGGGTCTGGTGGCGGCAGGGGCGTTAGTGCGGGATTTATTAAGAGATCGGTAG
- a CDS encoding sensor histidine kinase produces the protein MSIRLKLTLWYSAVSSCTLVVFSLVIYTFLYFSMVQEIDRELSGRAVSVVRSIKIIGPTLLSEQKIVLPDVDVFGYPNTYLQVVDTNGRLMAKSSSLAQQGLPMSEDTIRHGLNGNSFYEWVQVGKQRVRIYNYPLVTQDRVVVGLLQVGQPFSGIEAALVRLRWLLWLVGGLMILVAGSIGWGLARVALRPVEEITRTAAKIRQELSFNQRIAHNGPNDELGHLVATLNSMLDSLESSYQELSESHAAQRRFVGDVSHELRTPLTTIRGNVELLRRMGDEPSPMRGEALADIASEAERMSRLVQDMLVLARADAGFTLELQPVLVEPLLQQVGRQARMLAGALDFTVEMKEDCSQALVMADADYFKQLLLILLENAFKFTTPPGQVGLTAQCGPEYVEISVTDTGMGVETEEQRYIFDRFFRSDKARPVGGTGLGLSIAHWIAEQHHAKIILDSSPGQGSTFKILLPSYGSGEETGDEWSKD, from the coding sequence ATGTCCATTCGTTTGAAGCTGACCCTATGGTACAGCGCGGTAAGCAGTTGTACCCTGGTGGTCTTTTCCCTGGTAATTTACACTTTTTTATACTTCAGCATGGTACAGGAAATTGACCGGGAGCTTTCAGGCCGTGCCGTGAGTGTTGTGCGCTCTATTAAAATTATCGGACCTACCCTGTTAAGCGAGCAAAAGATTGTGCTGCCGGATGTGGATGTATTTGGTTATCCCAACACCTACCTGCAGGTGGTGGATACCAACGGCCGTCTGATGGCCAAATCCAGCAGCCTGGCTCAGCAGGGCTTACCCATGTCCGAAGATACCATCCGGCACGGACTAAATGGCAACAGCTTTTACGAGTGGGTGCAAGTAGGAAAACAACGGGTGCGCATCTATAATTATCCTCTGGTGACCCAGGATAGGGTGGTGGTGGGGCTGCTGCAGGTGGGACAGCCCTTTTCCGGCATTGAGGCGGCTCTGGTACGGCTCCGGTGGCTGCTGTGGCTGGTAGGCGGTCTGATGATTCTGGTGGCGGGCAGCATCGGTTGGGGGCTGGCCAGGGTTGCTCTGCGGCCGGTGGAGGAAATCACCCGGACCGCCGCCAAAATTCGGCAGGAATTAAGTTTTAATCAGCGGATTGCCCACAACGGTCCCAATGATGAGCTGGGACACCTTGTGGCAACGTTGAATAGCATGCTGGACAGCCTGGAATCTTCTTACCAAGAACTGTCCGAATCTCATGCGGCGCAAAGAAGATTTGTGGGTGATGTGTCTCATGAGCTGCGGACTCCTTTGACCACCATCCGGGGCAACGTAGAGCTCTTGCGCAGAATGGGAGATGAACCGTCGCCAATGAGGGGGGAGGCCCTGGCGGATATTGCCTCCGAAGCGGAACGGATGAGCAGGCTGGTGCAGGATATGCTGGTGCTGGCCCGGGCCGATGCCGGCTTTACCCTGGAACTGCAGCCGGTATTGGTTGAACCGCTGCTTCAGCAGGTAGGCCGGCAGGCCAGAATGCTGGCCGGAGCCCTTGACTTTACGGTTGAAATGAAAGAGGATTGCAGCCAGGCCTTGGTGATGGCGGATGCGGACTATTTTAAACAATTGCTTTTAATTTTATTGGAAAATGCCTTTAAATTTACAACTCCTCCGGGGCAGGTGGGGCTTACGGCGCAATGCGGTCCGGAATATGTGGAAATCAGCGTCACCGATACCGGCATGGGTGTGGAAACGGAAGAACAACGCTATATTTTTGACCGCTTTTTCCGCTCGGATAAAGCCCGGCCGGTGGGAGGAACCGGTTTGGGCCTGTCCATTGCCCACTGGATTGCTGAACAGCATCATGCTAAAATAATCCTTGACAGCAGCCCAGGACAGGGCAGTACATTTAAGATCTTGCTGCCGTCTTACGGCAGCGGGGAAGAAACAGGGGATGAGTGGTCTAAAGACTAA
- a CDS encoding response regulator transcription factor — protein MGARILVIDDDPKITAMLQRALVFEGYRVDVANDGYTGLQMARNNPPELLILDIMMPGLDGWEFCQRFRKDNVIPILILSAKDEVESRVKGLNLGADDYLVKPFALEELLARIQALLRRRAISDQVLQFADLKIDLETREVRRAGQFLALTAKEFDLLQLFMSNPNQVLLKDRIIDRVWGIDYTGGSNVLEVYVNMLRQKLETGGASRLIHTVRGAGYVLKEQK, from the coding sequence ATGGGCGCCAGAATTCTGGTGATTGACGATGATCCAAAAATTACAGCCATGCTGCAGAGGGCCTTGGTTTTTGAAGGCTACCGGGTGGACGTGGCCAACGACGGATATACCGGATTGCAAATGGCAAGAAATAATCCTCCGGAATTATTGATTCTGGATATAATGATGCCGGGCCTGGACGGTTGGGAATTTTGCCAGCGTTTTCGCAAGGATAATGTGATTCCTATTTTAATTCTCAGTGCCAAAGACGAAGTGGAAAGCCGGGTGAAGGGACTCAATCTAGGGGCCGATGATTATCTGGTTAAACCCTTTGCTCTGGAGGAATTGCTGGCCCGTATTCAGGCCCTTCTGCGCCGCAGGGCCATATCCGATCAGGTTCTCCAGTTTGCAGATTTAAAAATAGACCTGGAAACCAGGGAGGTACGGAGAGCGGGGCAATTCCTTGCCCTGACGGCCAAAGAATTTGATTTGCTGCAGCTTTTTATGAGCAATCCCAATCAGGTGTTGCTCAAAGACCGAATTATCGACCGGGTATGGGGCATCGACTACACCGGTGGTTCCAATGTTTTAGAGGTATATGTTAACATGCTCCGGCAGAAATTAGAGACAGGCGGGGCGTCCAGGCTGATTCACACGGTGCGGGGCGCCGGATATGTTCTGAAGGAGCAAAAATAA